Part of the Tenacibaculum sp. SZ-18 genome, TTGATAATTTAAACCTGTAATAACTTGAAATAAATTATTGATGCTATATCTGTTTACTAAATCTATATTATAACTTTTCCCTTTGTACTCACTTTTATCTATTGTACTAGAGAATGAACTGAAAATATCGATATTTCTATTTGACTCGTTATAAGAAGCCAATAAATATACTTCTCCTGAATTGTATTTATAACTTGGCTTTACTCCTATTCTCAATTGCTCAGTTGTTCCAACATTTATTGCATCATCCGCGAAAGCACCTGCATCGAAATCATAATCGAACTCATCATAATTTAAAAATGCCTCAGTAGTAAATGAATCGCTAAAATTATATCCTAATTTTAAAACTCCATTTTTACTGTAATAATCATCACTTTCGAAAGCAGTATTTGTTTCATTTTTAGCCGCCGATAATCCTTCTACACTTCTTAAACCGAAAGAAGTTAAAAAGTTTAATTTACCAACAGTTCCATTAACGTTTACATTTTGTTGTAATTCAGAAAATATATCATTGGTAACATTTGCATCGTTATTTGTTCCAAAACTGGTTTCGAAACTTCCTTTAATTTTACTTTTTGATGATTTCTTTAATGTAATATTGACTACACCTGTTGCTGCTCCAGAACCATATAAAGTTGAAGAAGCTCCCTTTAAGATTTCTATACTTTCAATTTGATCTAACGATAACAAACGTAAATCGTACTCTTGACTAATTCCCGTAGGATCTGAAACTGGTACTCCATCAATTAATACTAAAACTTGACGACCTCTACCTCCACGAATATAAGTTGATCTAATTTCAGTTGCATTTGCATTTGCTCCTCTAATTTCGACACCAACAATATTATTTAAAAGATCTAATACAGTTTTACCCCGATTGTTTTTAATCTCTTCCTGAGTAATTTTTTGAATTACTTTGGCAGTGTTTTCTTTTTTAATTTTAAACTTCGTAGCGGTAACTACTACTTCATCCAACTCCTCGCTTTTTTCTGTTTCTTGTGCATGCGAGTTAACTTTCGTAAATAGGCACGCCAATGCGCCTAATACTACAAATTGTTTTTTCATTTTGTTAATTTGATTAAAAATGATTAACATCCCCTTTTCCCGAAGGCTTGTTATCAAAAAATTGTTGGCAGGTCTCCTGGCTCGCGTCTTGTAACTCACCTTCCCGCTTTTCGCAGTGGTAAAAAGTAATTAGTTACAAGCTTTATAGCTTACAGTTGCGGGTACAGCTTCGGTTTTTAACCGAATTCCCTTTTAATTTATCCCAATAAAAACTAGAATAAAACCAAAATCTAGAGCAAATGTATATCATAATTGTAAATTACTAGCTAATAAATCATGATAATTTGCGAATTTAACATTCAAATCTTCAGAAAGTGTATAGTGTTCTGGATGAATCATAGCTGCTAAACATTCAATTCCATCTACTAAAGTTCTTGCAGAAGATTGGGTAAACATAGCAAAATCGGCGATATAAACCTGTTTATTTTTAATAGCTCGTAAATTGTTCCAATTGGGTTTATCTATCAGAAATTGCATGTCTTCCATAGTTCGATTAATTCCATAACCACACGGAGCAATAATCAAAACTTCGGGATCATACTTTACTATTTTATCCCAAGAAATAACTATGCTATCTCCAGAAGGATGTGCTAATAAATCAATACCTCCTGCATATCCAATTTGATGAGGAATCCAATGACCGCAATTAAACAAAGGATTAATCCATTCAATCAGCAGGATATTTTTCGATTGAATTTTGTGCGCTCTTTGAACATCTACAATATCGGCAATTCTGTTCTTTAGTTTTGCAACGTAATTTATACCGATATTTTCCTGATTCATTGCTTTTGCCACAGTTAGTGCATTATCAAAAACATCTTCTAACGAATTTGGGGTTATTGAGATCAATTCAGGAACTTTTGGCAATTTATAAGCAGATCTCGCAACTGATTCTGTATCTATTTGACAAACATCACAAACATCTTGCGTAAAAATTAAATCTGGAGCTATAGACTCTAAAACTGGCTCGTCCACATAATATAAAGTCCCGCCTTCTGCCTTTGTCTTTGAAAAAATAGTGTTGATTTCTTCACTCATTAAATTTTGTCCTTCTAATTTATACTTCACCACCACTTCTTTTTCATTCAGAGCAATCTTAGGGCATTCAAAAGTTATTCCTTGTAAATGATCTTGTAATCCCATATCATATATCATTTGCGTTACCGCAGGCATAAAAGAAGATACTTTCATAAAATCAAATTTAACACTACAAAAATACGAGATCTAAAGTAAAATTTTCTTTTTGTAAAAAATCTTTCTAATCTTTGTTGTAAATAAATTTTTCTTTAAAATGATCTATTATATTACTGGTGGTGAACGTTCAGGTAAAAGTAATTATGCACAACAATTAGCTGAATCTCTATCAGATACACCTTACTATTTGGCAACTTCTAGAATTTGGGACGAAGATTTTAAAACAAGAGTTAAAAGACATGTTACGGATAGAGATGAACGTTGGACAACTATTGAAGAAGAGAAGCTGATTAGCCAGGTAATTCCTGATAATGGAACCGTTGTGATTGACTGTGTAACTCTATGGCTAACAAACTTTTTCATGGATACGAACAATAATATTGAAGAATGCCTTATTCAAGCAAAGAAAGAAATATCTCAATTATCTAAGTTAAATGCAACCATTATAATCATATCTAATGAAATAGGAATGGGATTACACGCTCAAACCGAATCTGGTAGAAAGTTTACTGAACTTCAAGGCTGGATAAATCAATTTATAGCTAAAACAGCTGATAAAGCAATTTTTATGGTCTCAGGATTGCCTTTAACTTTAAAATAAACCACTACATGATTCAACCTGTATCAACCGAATTAATTAAAGAACTCCAAGAAAAAATTGATTTCAAAACTAAACCAATTGGTTCTTTAGGAACTTTAGAAACTATTGCTAAACAAATTGGTTCTATCCAAAATACACTATCTCCATCACTATCAAAGCCAACAATTCTAGTTTTTGCTGGAGATCATGGAATTGTACAAGACCAACCTGTAAGTCCTTATCCACAAGAAGTGACTCAACAAATGATTTTCAACTTTTTACAAGGCGGCGCAGCCATTAATATTTTTTGTAATCAGAATAATATCGATTTGAAAATTGTTGATGCTGGTGTTAATGCTGATTTTGATGGACATACTGCACTGTTAAATTATAAAGTAGCAAAAGGTACTTTTAATTACAGTAAAAAACCTGCCATGACGAAATTACAGTTAGAAGAAGCGTTAAACAAAGGGAAAACCATTGTAACCGATTTATATAAAAATGGCTCTAACATTGTAGGTTTTGGTGAAATGGGAATTGGTAATACATCCTCTGCCTCCTTATTATTAAGTTATTTCACAAATACACCTATTGAGAATTGTGTTGGTAAAGGAACAGGATTGGATGATAAAGGAGTAAACAAAAAAGGAGAAATTCTTCGTAATGTTTACGATTTACATACTCCAAATATTAAATGTTCAGAGGATGCTTTACAACATTTTGGAGGATTTGAAATTGTAATGATGTGTGGTGCAATGCTTCAGGCTGCTTCATTAAATATGACTATTCTAGTGGACGGATTTATTGTGACTTCTGCTTTGTTAGCTGCTTATTATATTGATAAGAACATTCTTGATTACTGCATTTTTTCGCATACATCAGGCGAACAAGGACACAAAATAATGTTAGATCATTTAAAGGTTTCTCCATTATTAAATTTAGGAATGAGATTAGGTGAAGGTTCTGGTGTTGCAGTTGCATTTCCTATAATTCAATCTGCAATTGCATTTTTAAATAAAATGGCAACTTTTAAAAGCGCAAATGTTTCTGAAGCTAATTAATAAGTTTGTTACCTCATGAAAAGACAAGTACATTACTTTTTAACTGCTGTATTATTTTTCACTAGAATCCCTTGTCCTAAATGGGTAGACCATTCTTCTGAAATTTTGAATAAAAGTAGTCGATACTTTTCACTAGTTGGAATCTTAATAGGTTCAATTGCAGCTTTAATTTATTATTTATTTAGTTTTATTTTCTCAATTGAAATCTCTTTAAGTCTGAGTATGATATGTTCTATTTGGACAACAGGAGCATTTCATGAAGATGGTTTTGCCGATGTTTGTGACGGATTCGGAGGTGGTTGGACCAAAGAAAAGATTTTAACGATAATGAAAGATTCTCGTTTGGGTACTTTCGGAGTTATAGGTTTGATAAGTATTTTAGGGTTAAAATTTTTAAGCTTGCAAGAATTAGCATCTCAGAATTACATTCCATATATACTTATTGCTGGACATTCAATCAGCAGATTTGTAGCAACCATTTTACTTTACACGCATGAATATGTTAGAGATTTTGATAGTTCTAAGGTGAAACCGACCACAAAACAAATGAGTACAAAATCATTGATAATTTCTGGTTTTTTTGGTTTATTACCTCTTATTTTATTTCATGATTTGGCAGTGTTTTTATCTTTAATTCCACTAATGCTATGCTATGTTTACTTAGCTCGATTCTTTAAAAAATGGATTGGTGGTCAAACTGGTGACTGTGCTGGAGCCTTACAACAAGTTGCTGAAGTTGTTTTTTATCTTTCATTATTAGTAATATGGAAATTATTTTAGTCAGACATACCACACCAGCCATTGCTAAAGGAATTTGCTACGGACAAGCGGATATTGATGTGGAGAATACTTTTGAAGAAGAAGTTCAAGAAATATTAACTAATTTAAAGAGTTTTAATTTCGATGCCATTTTTTCAAGTCCATTACAGCGATGTAAAAAACTGGCAAAGCGAATTAATGATAAAATTATATTCGACCAAAGGCTAAAGGAATTAGATTTCGGAAATTGGGATCTGAAAAAATGGAATGATATTCCGGAAGAAGAATTAAATCCTTGGATGGAAAACTTTGTTGAGTTAGCTCCACCAAATGGGGAGTCGTACATCGATTTGCATAGAAGAACAACTAGTTTTTTAGACGAAATTTCTAATAAAAACTATAAAGAAGTATTATTAGTTACTCATGCCGGAGTTATAAGAAGTATGTGGTCATATGTTAATAATATTCCATTAAACAAATCATTTGATTTAAAACTTACATACGGAGAAACCCTATGTTTTAACTTATAAGAACGCAATTATGAATACAACATACATATTCAATATCTTATTTTGTCTTATTCTTTTTTACAGCTGTAAAAATAAAGCGCCAAAGGATAAAACTGAAGACAAAGAAGTTAATGTTAAATATGCCAATGGTTTTGATATTGTATATGAAAATGGTAATAAATATTTAATTCTGAAAAGGGTTTTCCAAAGTGGAACTCAAAGTTTCAAATACTTACTTACTGATGAAATTAATATTCAAAAAAATGCTATTAAAGTTCCTGTGGAAAAATTGGTTGTTACTAGTACAACTCACATTCCGATGGTAGAATTATTGGAGAAAGAAAATAACATCATTGGATTTCCAAATACAAAATATATTTCTTCAGAAAAAACAAGAACTTTAGTAGATTCTGGCGCAATTAAAGAGTTAGGTTCTGAACAAAATATGAATACTGAAGTTTTAATTGACCTAGAGCCTGAATTAGTAATCGGATTTGCTTTACATCCAAATGACAAGCTATATAATAACATCAAAAAATTAGGTATTCCGGTACTATTTAATGGAGATTGGCTAGAAGAAACTCCTTTAGGTAGAGCTGAATGGATAAAAGTTTTCGGTGTTTTATTAGATAAAGAGAAACAAGCAGATAGTATTTTCTCTGCTATTGAAAGAAATTATAATTCTATAAAAGCACTTGCACAAACTAATAATACCGCACCTAAAGTATTGTCTGGAAGTATGTATAAAGATACTTTTTATGTTCCTGCTGGTGAAAGCTTCATGGCAAAATATATGTCGGACGCAAACTTAGATTACATATGGAAAGACACCAAAGGAACAGGAAGTTTACAGTTAAATTTTGAAAGTGTTTTAGACAAAGCCCAAAAAGCTGACTTTTGGCTGGGTTGCGGCTTAAGTGAAACACGAAAGGAGCTAATGAATTCAAATAGACACTATAATAAATTTGATGCATTTACTAAACAAAAAATTTATACCGTAGCTTCTAAAAAAGGACCAACTGGAGGTTTGATATATTTCGAACTCGCTCCAACACGACCCGATTTAGTTCTTAAAGATATGATTAAGATCACTAGTCCTGAGTTGTTACCCGATTATGAGTTTACATTTTTTGAACTGTTAAAATAATTTAACTCTAAAATTAATATGTGTTTGACAATGAATAAGCATATTCTTACATTTTAATCAAATCAGTTTCATCATAATTATTATTTAGAGATAACTGTTTTATAAGAAATTAAAAATTTAGCTGAAGTATAAGGTTATTATCCCAAATAAGACCTAATACAAACTTTTCACCATACTCCATTTGATTATGATTATGATTATGATTATGAAAACATGGCTGACTTTCTTGAAAATACGAAAGCAGAAAGTTTACCTACTTTTAGTTTTTTTAGAACCCTAATAGGGATTAGAAATTCGAGTTATTCTCTTTGCACATGCCTTTGATATTAGTGCATCAGGAGCAAATTATTTTATGTCGAATTTTTTGAATTACAATCATATGATTTGTTAACTAATGTCAAAATTATCAAATTAATGAGTATCGAGGAGCTTATAATCATTAACCAATTCTTTGAAGATCAAAAGTTCCTTGGAAATATACGCCAGATTGAACTCCAACTCAATAAGAATTCTAAGGCAATTTTCAATTTGATAGATTTGGTGTACAAGTTCCTTCAATTTTAATTAATCCTCATGTAGAAAAATCAATCGTTTTTAGAACCAAATGAGACATTTCTTATAATCACACATTTGTACTTGTAAATATTCTAAACCTATTTAATATTTCAAATTCTTAATATAATTTAGGAAGTAGGACTTTTCAAGCTCCTGCCTTTGAAAAGGTATTTGAAGGAAACCAGTTTTGAACAGACACTCCAAAAATACAGCTAATTTAAAATACCATATTTGATAACTCTTTGTATAAGAATGTATGAGTTAATAAAATCCTGTTACGAATGACAATGAATATTATTCTTAGAACCTTAGAAGAAAAGGGATTACTAACTACTAATATTAGAAAGTTAAACACAATAAAGCTTAACAAATGTTTTATTCTTGTTGAGCTTAGTATTTATTATTTTTAATTTTGAAAAAATTAAGACAATATAATTTCCATACTTAATTATTCTTCTTTAATAACTCAGGAAACTTAAGCTTAAATCTATTTAATCTCGGAATAGAAACATTTCTAACATATGGGTTATTTGGATTTAAGCGCTCATAATTTTGATGATAAGCTTCAGCTTTGTAAAACTTTTTAAACTTGGTTACTTCGGTAGCAATTTTACCATCATATACTTTGGCATTTAAAAGTTTTATATAGTTATTAATAATCTTTTTTTCGTTTGAATTCTGATAAAAAGCAATTGAACGATATTGAGAACCATAATCTGGATGTTGACCATTTACTGTTGTTGGATCATGAGAACCAAAAAACACTTCTACCAATGTATTAAAACTTACTCTATTAGGATTGTAATAAACAGCAACAGTCTCAGCATGTCCGGTTGTACCCGTTCCTATTTTTCTATAAGTTGGATTTGTTGTATGACCCCCAGCGTAACCAGAAACTGCCTCGTTCACTCCTTCTACACTTTCAAAAATTGCTTCAACACACCAAAAACACCCACTAGCAAAATATGCCACTTCTTGATTCTTTTGTGCATTAATAAGAGTTGATAAGCCTATAAAAATAATTACTAAAAATTTCTTCATTATGATTTGTTTTGAACTTTGTCGTAACACCTATACTTTTCTTTCGTTAATATAAAGAAAAAAGCTATTCGAGCCATTCGAATAGCTTTTAAGATTAAAAACTAACAAAATTCAACATAGATGACTATTGAATATTTTTATCTCCAACATTTGGATTATATACGTAATTGAAGGTGTAATATCTTGCATTTTCAGCCTTAGAAGGATCATTGTCTTTATAATAGCTAATGATTTCCATTTTAGCATAGTTTCCATCAACAGTTCTTACAACAATAACTTTTCCAGCTAAAGGACTAATTAAATGTGTTGGTGGTCCTGCATAGTTGTACCATCCATTATCGCTACCTGTTGGTAAAGAATAACTTCCTGATGCATCCTGAGAATAAGAAGCTGCGTCCGCTGGTGCTACAACAATATCTCCAAATGTTCCTGTCATGACTGTTAAAGATGCGTTCCCAGATCTTTCTGGTTCATCAGTTAATCCTCCGATTTTTGTTCCTCCATTTACTAAAATAGTTGTTCCTCTAAAAGCAATATCCCAACTACTATCTGTAACTACTTCTCCCGTTTTAAAACTAAAACCTGTGAAAGTTCCTGAAGTTACTGGTGGGCTTTGAGTATAATCTGTTGTTTGTAATGCTGGTAAATTAGTAACTGATTTTGATTCTACCGGCAATACATTTGATCCATCATCATTGTCATCACTACATGAAGTGAAAACAAAACCTGTAATCATTAAAGCTGCTATTAATTTTAAGCGATTCATATGTTTATTATTAAATATTAAATTGAATTCTAGTGT contains:
- a CDS encoding TonB-dependent receptor plug domain-containing protein, translated to MKKQFVVLGALACLFTKVNSHAQETEKSEELDEVVVTATKFKIKKENTAKVIQKITQEEIKNNRGKTVLDLLNNIVGVEIRGANANATEIRSTYIRGGRGRQVLVLIDGVPVSDPTGISQEYDLRLLSLDQIESIEILKGASSTLYGSGAATGVVNITLKKSSKSKIKGSFETSFGTNNDANVTNDIFSELQQNVNVNGTVGKLNFLTSFGLRSVEGLSAAKNETNTAFESDDYYSKNGVLKLGYNFSDSFTTEAFLNYDEFDYDFDAGAFADDAINVGTTEQLRIGVKPSYKYNSGEVYLLASYNESNRNIDIFSSFSSTIDKSEYKGKSYNIDLVNRYSINNLFQVITGLNYQEHSNNTVTPFSNISEDVANFNTIDPYASFVYTSEYGLNINVGGRLNIHSEYGSNFVYDLNTSYNILRDKDLSLKALASYSSAFIAPSTFQLFSIYGNVDLDPETSKTIEAGLELNFDKKYTFEAVYFDRTQDDAIVYQSITTAPFGVYQNSTETIDVNGVEVSLDAKPIDMLRINLGYTYTDKNIDVDYIPTHKFVGNLEVKPLKNTFVSVVYRNVGERPASFFNSTTFTTETVTLDSYSLVDFNANYTFFKDKVTVFGSVTNLLNEDYDDILGYTTRGRNFRVGLRLQL
- a CDS encoding ABC transporter substrate-binding protein; the encoded protein is MKVSSFMPAVTQMIYDMGLQDHLQGITFECPKIALNEKEVVVKYKLEGQNLMSEEINTIFSKTKAEGGTLYYVDEPVLESIAPDLIFTQDVCDVCQIDTESVARSAYKLPKVPELISITPNSLEDVFDNALTVAKAMNQENIGINYVAKLKNRIADIVDVQRAHKIQSKNILLIEWINPLFNCGHWIPHQIGYAGGIDLLAHPSGDSIVISWDKIVKYDPEVLIIAPCGYGINRTMEDMQFLIDKPNWNNLRAIKNKQVYIADFAMFTQSSARTLVDGIECLAAMIHPEHYTLSEDLNVKFANYHDLLASNLQL
- a CDS encoding bifunctional adenosylcobinamide kinase/adenosylcobinamide-phosphate guanylyltransferase — its product is MIYYITGGERSGKSNYAQQLAESLSDTPYYLATSRIWDEDFKTRVKRHVTDRDERWTTIEEEKLISQVIPDNGTVVIDCVTLWLTNFFMDTNNNIEECLIQAKKEISQLSKLNATIIIISNEIGMGLHAQTESGRKFTELQGWINQFIAKTADKAIFMVSGLPLTLK
- the cobT gene encoding nicotinate-nucleotide--dimethylbenzimidazole phosphoribosyltransferase, whose amino-acid sequence is MIQPVSTELIKELQEKIDFKTKPIGSLGTLETIAKQIGSIQNTLSPSLSKPTILVFAGDHGIVQDQPVSPYPQEVTQQMIFNFLQGGAAINIFCNQNNIDLKIVDAGVNADFDGHTALLNYKVAKGTFNYSKKPAMTKLQLEEALNKGKTIVTDLYKNGSNIVGFGEMGIGNTSSASLLLSYFTNTPIENCVGKGTGLDDKGVNKKGEILRNVYDLHTPNIKCSEDALQHFGGFEIVMMCGAMLQAASLNMTILVDGFIVTSALLAAYYIDKNILDYCIFSHTSGEQGHKIMLDHLKVSPLLNLGMRLGEGSGVAVAFPIIQSAIAFLNKMATFKSANVSEAN
- a CDS encoding adenosylcobinamide-GDP ribazoletransferase, translating into MKRQVHYFLTAVLFFTRIPCPKWVDHSSEILNKSSRYFSLVGILIGSIAALIYYLFSFIFSIEISLSLSMICSIWTTGAFHEDGFADVCDGFGGGWTKEKILTIMKDSRLGTFGVIGLISILGLKFLSLQELASQNYIPYILIAGHSISRFVATILLYTHEYVRDFDSSKVKPTTKQMSTKSLIISGFFGLLPLILFHDLAVFLSLIPLMLCYVYLARFFKKWIGGQTGDCAGALQQVAEVVFYLSLLVIWKLF
- the cobC gene encoding alpha-ribazole phosphatase is translated as MEIILVRHTTPAIAKGICYGQADIDVENTFEEEVQEILTNLKSFNFDAIFSSPLQRCKKLAKRINDKIIFDQRLKELDFGNWDLKKWNDIPEEELNPWMENFVELAPPNGESYIDLHRRTTSFLDEISNKNYKEVLLVTHAGVIRSMWSYVNNIPLNKSFDLKLTYGETLCFNL
- a CDS encoding ABC transporter substrate-binding protein, yielding MNTTYIFNILFCLILFYSCKNKAPKDKTEDKEVNVKYANGFDIVYENGNKYLILKRVFQSGTQSFKYLLTDEINIQKNAIKVPVEKLVVTSTTHIPMVELLEKENNIIGFPNTKYISSEKTRTLVDSGAIKELGSEQNMNTEVLIDLEPELVIGFALHPNDKLYNNIKKLGIPVLFNGDWLEETPLGRAEWIKVFGVLLDKEKQADSIFSAIERNYNSIKALAQTNNTAPKVLSGSMYKDTFYVPAGESFMAKYMSDANLDYIWKDTKGTGSLQLNFESVLDKAQKADFWLGCGLSETRKELMNSNRHYNKFDAFTKQKIYTVASKKGPTGGLIYFELAPTRPDLVLKDMIKITSPELLPDYEFTFFELLK
- the msrA gene encoding peptide-methionine (S)-S-oxide reductase MsrA — encoded protein: MKKFLVIIFIGLSTLINAQKNQEVAYFASGCFWCVEAIFESVEGVNEAVSGYAGGHTTNPTYRKIGTGTTGHAETVAVYYNPNRVSFNTLVEVFFGSHDPTTVNGQHPDYGSQYRSIAFYQNSNEKKIINNYIKLLNAKVYDGKIATEVTKFKKFYKAEAYHQNYERLNPNNPYVRNVSIPRLNRFKLKFPELLKKNN
- a CDS encoding HmuY family protein, giving the protein MNRLKLIAALMITGFVFTSCSDDNDDGSNVLPVESKSVTNLPALQTTDYTQSPPVTSGTFTGFSFKTGEVVTDSSWDIAFRGTTILVNGGTKIGGLTDEPERSGNASLTVMTGTFGDIVVAPADAASYSQDASGSYSLPTGSDNGWYNYAGPPTHLISPLAGKVIVVRTVDGNYAKMEIISYYKDNDPSKAENARYYTFNYVYNPNVGDKNIQ